A region of the Acidimicrobiales bacterium genome:
GCCGGCGTCCTCGGCGCCGAGTCCAGCGTCGAGCTGGGTACGGTCGGGAACGCCTATCCCAGCCCGGGGGCACTCGTCGAGCTGGCCCACCCCCGCGCCGTGCGCGAGGAGTTCGTCCACCCGTCCGAGCTCGAGGTGATGTACCTGCGGCGGTCGGACGCCGAGATCAACTGGGACGCCCGCCAGCGCGGGGGAGAAGCCGGTGCAGCAGCCGCTGGTTGACCTCGGCGGGGAGATCACGCTCGCTCCCATGCGCCGGCGCCACCTGCGCTCGGTGCTGCGCATCGAGGCCCTCGTGTACCCCCGGCCGTGGTCGGCCTCGCTGTTCATGAGCGAGCTGGCTCTGCGCGGCACGCGTGCCTATCACGTCGCCAAGACGGGCAACTCGGTGGTGGGCTACTCCGGGCTGATGCTCGGGACCGAGGACGCCCACGTGACGACGATTGCCGTCGACCCCGAGTGGCAGCGCCGGCGGGTCGGCATGCGGCTGATGCTGAACATGGCCCACGCGTCGGTGGAGCGGGGAGCGCGCAACATGACCCTCGAGGTGCGCGTGGCCAACACCGGCGCCCAGGCCCTCTACCATCGGTTCGGATTTGCCCCGGCCGGGATCCGCAAGAACTACTACTCCGAGACCAACGAGGACGCCCTGGTGATGTGGGCCACCGACATCGACACCCCCGCCTACGCAGAGCGGCTGGAGGGGATCGAGAAGGAGCTGGCGGCGCGCCCATGAGCCGGATCCTGGCCATCGAGACGTCCTGCGACGAGACCGCCGCCGCGGTGGTGGAGGACGGCCGCCGGGTCCTCGCCTCGGTCGTCAGCAGCCAGGTCGACCTTCACGCCCGTTACGGCGGGGTGGTCCCGGAGCTGGCCGGGCGCGCCCACGTCGAGCTGCTCACGCCGGTGGTGGCCGAGGCCCTGCTCGAGGCCCGGGTCGAGAACGGGCCGGACGGCCGCCCCGGCCTCGACGCCGTGGCCGCCACCATCGGCCCCGGCCTCATCGGCGCCCTCCTGGTCGGGGTGAGCGCGGCCAAGGCCATGGCCCTGGCGTGGGGCCTCCCGTTCGTCGGGGTCAACCACCTCGAGGGCCACCTGGCCGCCGCCTTCCTCGAGGAGCCCGAGCTCGAGTTCCCGCTGGTGGTGCTGATGGTGTCGGGCGGCCACACCATGCTCGTGCTGATGGAGGGGCCGGGACGGTACCGGCTGCTGGGCCAGACCATCGACGACGCCGCCGGCGAGGCCTTCGACAAGGTGGCCCGCTACCTCGGCCTCGGCTACCCCGG
Encoded here:
- the rimI gene encoding ribosomal protein S18-alanine N-acetyltransferase, translating into MQQPLVDLGGEITLAPMRRRHLRSVLRIEALVYPRPWSASLFMSELALRGTRAYHVAKTGNSVVGYSGLMLGTEDAHVTTIAVDPEWQRRRVGMRLMLNMAHASVERGARNMTLEVRVANTGAQALYHRFGFAPAGIRKNYYSETNEDALVMWATDIDTPAYAERLEGIEKELAARP
- the tsaD gene encoding tRNA (adenosine(37)-N6)-threonylcarbamoyltransferase complex transferase subunit TsaD is translated as MSRILAIETSCDETAAAVVEDGRRVLASVVSSQVDLHARYGGVVPELAGRAHVELLTPVVAEALLEARVENGPDGRPGLDAVAATIGPGLIGALLVGVSAAKAMALAWGLPFVGVNHLEGHLAAAFLEEPELEFPLVVLMVSGGHTMLVLMEGPGRYRLLGQTIDDAAGEAFDKVARYLGLGYPGGPVIDQVSIDGDPKAVEFPRALRDEGYDFSFSGLKTAVITYVRKNPDAPVADVAASFQEAVVDVLVTKARRAALDLGVKGLCLAGGVAANSLLRERTLDVCIAEGLRPFIPSRSLCTDNAAMIAVAAAWRLDASGPSPLDLAADPNLRLI